A window from Bacteroidales bacterium encodes these proteins:
- a CDS encoding cold shock domain-containing protein — translation MKEGKVKFFNENKGFGFIKDAESGNEYFVHVSGLIDKIKEDDAVSFELQQGKKGLNAVNVKRI, via the coding sequence ATGAAAGAAGGTAAAGTAAAATTTTTTAATGAAAACAAAGGTTTTGGATTTATTAAAGATGCAGAATCAGGAAATGAATATTTCGTTCATGTTTCTGGCCTGATTGACAAAATCAAAGAAGATGACGCTGTTTCATTTGAATTGCAGCAAGGCAAAAAAGGATTGAATGCAGTCAATGTTAAACGAATATAA
- a CDS encoding diacylglycerol kinase family protein yields MADIRPEWLVIVNPNAGHEKGKKDWQIISDLLEKYKIKFTCYFTAARHHAIELTKNGIADSYRKIIAVGGDGTMNEVVNGIFSQSICDPAGILLGMITVGTGNDWGKMFGIPLDYEGAVRIISEGKERRQDTGIVYYYHGTRREARYFINIAGLGFDAVVVKRTNLQKDKGHKGKALYFYNLIRNLLFYRHTTTSIEIDGKIFRDDIFTISIGIGRFSGGGMMQTPNAIPDDGLFDITVIKKIRKGDVIISLKMLYDGTILDHPRIEGFTGKDILIDSDPLIHLEVDGESLGHSPIEFKILPKSINIIYGHFPE; encoded by the coding sequence ATGGCAGATATAAGACCGGAATGGCTTGTAATCGTAAATCCCAATGCAGGTCATGAGAAAGGGAAAAAAGACTGGCAGATCATTTCCGACCTTTTGGAAAAATATAAAATCAAATTTACCTGTTATTTTACTGCTGCCCGGCATCATGCCATCGAACTCACAAAAAACGGAATAGCTGACAGCTACAGGAAAATTATCGCTGTAGGCGGCGATGGAACCATGAATGAAGTTGTGAATGGAATCTTTAGCCAGAGTATCTGTGATCCAGCCGGAATTTTGCTTGGCATGATAACGGTAGGCACGGGAAACGACTGGGGAAAAATGTTCGGCATTCCTCTCGATTATGAAGGTGCAGTCAGAATAATAAGTGAAGGCAAAGAAAGAAGACAGGACACGGGAATTGTTTATTATTACCACGGCACAAGGAGAGAAGCCAGGTATTTTATAAATATTGCCGGATTGGGATTTGATGCAGTCGTGGTGAAACGAACAAATCTACAAAAAGATAAAGGCCACAAAGGGAAAGCACTTTATTTCTACAACCTCATAAGAAACCTGCTCTTTTATCGCCATACAACCACTTCAATAGAAATCGACGGTAAAATTTTCCGCGATGATATTTTTACTATTAGTATAGGAATAGGCCGCTTCTCAGGCGGTGGTATGATGCAAACTCCGAATGCCATTCCGGATGACGGTCTGTTTGACATAACTGTAATTAAAAAAATCAGGAAAGGGGATGTCATCATAAGTCTTAAAATGCTTTATGACGGAACCATTCTCGATCATCCCAGGATTGAAGGTTTTACCGGAAAAGACATCCTTATTGATTCTGATCCTCTGATTCATCTTGAAGTTGATGGTGAATCACTCGGACACTCGCCAATTGAATTTAAAATTCTTCCCAAAAGCATTAACATCATTTACGGTCATTTCCCCGAATAA